One region of Skermanella mucosa genomic DNA includes:
- a CDS encoding PAS domain-containing protein has product MTSNSHLPAEKLRSLYALWSSRLDGGALPSRSSFHPEEFQPWMGNLLVIGVEGNPRRFRLRLVGTEIVYYDGADYTGRFLDEVLKPPVARVVLSQFEDCAASARPMAFRYRSASFRGVEAGIDKLFLPFSQDGRTVCQIFTCLYASFADPHARERPTIQDYELDGSTVVFDPAEL; this is encoded by the coding sequence ATGACCAGCAACTCGCACCTTCCTGCCGAAAAGCTCCGCAGTCTGTACGCCCTCTGGTCCTCGCGCCTCGACGGGGGCGCCCTGCCGTCGCGGTCGAGTTTCCATCCGGAGGAGTTCCAACCCTGGATGGGCAACCTGCTGGTCATCGGGGTGGAGGGAAATCCCCGCCGCTTCCGCCTGCGGCTGGTCGGGACCGAGATCGTCTACTACGACGGCGCGGACTATACCGGGCGTTTCCTGGACGAAGTCCTGAAGCCGCCGGTCGCCCGGGTGGTGCTCAGCCAGTTCGAGGACTGCGCGGCAAGCGCCAGGCCGATGGCCTTCCGGTACCGCAGCGCCTCCTTCCGGGGCGTCGAGGCGGGCATCGACAAGCTGTTCCTGCCTTTCTCCCAGGACGGGCGGACCGTCTGCCAGATCTTCACCTGCCTTTACGCGTCCTTCGCCGACCCCCATGCCCGCGAGCGGCCGACCATCCAGGATTATGAGCTGGACGGCTCGACGGTGGTCTTCGACCCGGCGGAACTCTGA